The Sinorhizobium fredii USDA 257 region TCCCTCTGAAGTTGGCGAAGCTCACCCATAGACCCGGCCGCTTCCATGCTTGCCTCCTGCCCGCGCGAACATGCGCGGCAGCGAAAACACCGGACGAGTTCACAGTATACCCGATCGCCAGCCATGAAGCTCTTGTTGTGCGGCACAGATGGCGCCTTGTCGCCCAAGTTCGCCGATCGACAGGACTGGTTGAGGAGCCACATCGTTTGATGGTCATCCTCGAAATGGCGCTTCGTCTTTGATCCGCATCAAGTCGCCCACCTGCGCGAGCGTGCATGCTCAGGCATGCCGTCTTTCAGATTAGGTTTGCGACCATGGCGATTGAACCGATCATCCGTTTTCATGGTGCCGCAGGAACCGTTACAGGCTCCTGCCAACTCGTCGAATTCGGTGCCACGAAGATCCTCGTAGATTGTGGTCTTTTCCAGGGATCGAAGACCGAGAAGGAACTGAATTACCGTTCTTTTCCGTTCGATCCGAAGAAGATCGACGCTGTCATCCTTACACATGCGCACATTGATCATTCCGGTCTGCTGCCGAAACTTGTTCGGCTCGGTTATGACGGGCCGATCTTCGCTACGTCCGCTACGGCCGACCTCTGCTCCGTCATGCTGGCGGACTCTGCCCACATCCAGGAGAGCGAAGTCGATCAGCTCAATCGCCGCAATCTGCGCCGCGGGCGGCACACTGTGACCCCCATCTATACCGCCCGCGATGCCGCCGTCGCGGTTACGCTGTTTCGCCAGGTGCGCCTGGGGTCCTGGGAGCGGACCGGGGAGGGAATTCGTTTTCGATTCTGGAATGCGGGACATCTGCTCGGATCGGCTTCGGTTGAGATGGAGATCGATGCCGGGCCGTCAACATTGCGCTTGCTTTTTTCGGGCGACATCGGTCCGCGACACAAGCTCTTGCAGTTCGATGCGAAAGCGCCGAGTGGTTGGGACTATGTCATCTGCGAGAGCACCTACGGCGATGTCGAGCGCAAGGAAGCAGACGATTCCGCTCGGCGTCACACCTTACAGTCAGAGGTCTTGAATGCGACGCATCCGAACGGTGCGTTGATAATTCCGTCCTTCGCCGTGGAGCGCACTCAGGAACTGCTGACTGATCTTGGCCACCTGATGGAAACCGGCGCCGTCCCCAAAGCGCCAATCATCATTGACTCTCCCCTTGCGAGCCGTGCGAGCGAGATTTTCCGCAGACATGCGCGCGAGCTGGAAAACGGCGACGCTCTTGTCAGGGCCATCGAGTCGAAAAACGTTCGCTTCACGGAGACGGCGGAGCAATCCAAGGCAATTGATTTCATCAGGGGCTTCCACATCGTCATCGCTGCGAGCGGCATGTGCGAGGCCGGCCGCATTCGACACCGATTGAAGAATTGGCTTTGGCGAGATGAAGCGACAGTGCTGTTGGTCGGATATCAAGCGGCCGGCACGCTCGGGCGCCTTCTCGAAGAGGGGGCGTCTGCTGTACGCATCCAGGGGGAGGACATCCATGTCCGTGCTCGGATCAGGAAGCTTGATATTTACAGCGGCCATGCCGACGGGACTGAGCTTGCCGAATGGGTGCGGGCCCGGCAGCCAATCAGCGCTGCTGTGTTCCTCGTGCACGGAGAGGAAGACGCGCTTGAAGGGCTGCGCCAACGCCTTTGCACCTTCTTGCCTGAGGATCACGTGACCCGACCGAGGTTAGACAGCGCGTTTCGTCTTGGCACGCACGGCGCAGTTGAGATCTCCGAAGCAATCCGTCCGCCGCGGATCGACCCGGTTCGGGCGGGAAGGACGGATTGGCACAATGACTTTCAAAAGCTCATCCTCGATCTGCAGGACGAACTGGCCGAGGCCGCCGACGATAAGGCGCGTGGCGTCGTGATCCGCCGGTTGCGTCGCGCCTTGCAGGAAGAAGAGGCGTGAGGTGTTCCAGCCACGCACATCGGAATTGACGCGTGTCAATGCACGGGCGGCCAAAAACGGCTGCAATCGCGGCACTGGTGTTGGATGGAGCGCAATGATGCTCAGGGTTTCAAGATTGCTGGTCCTAGCTGTTCTTCTCAACCTTTTAGCCTGGGTCGGCGAAGCAAACGCAATTGACGCCAGCGTAGCCGCTATGTTGGAGCGGGTACAGCCGGCGGTCGTCAGCATCCGCACCGCGAGCAGCGGCATCTTCAGAAGCGAGATGCTCGAAGATCCGAATGTCCGGAGAGTTCTGGGCCTGCCGGACAACGTGCTCATCGTTCAGACGGGTGCAACCGCAACGGGGTCCGGCGTTATCGTTGACCAGCAGAATGGCTACATCGTCACCAGCCGTCACCTCGTTGCGGACGCCGACGATGTTTCTGTGACGCTCGCGGATGGACGGGTCTTCCCGGCCGCCAGGGTAGGGGAGGATGTGCCAACTGATCTTGCAGTGGTCAAGATCGATGCGTCAAATCTTTCCGCTCTGAAGTGGGGAAATTCCTCGGAACTAAAGGTTGGTGACTTCGTAGCCGCGGTGGGCAGTCCTTTCGGCCTGACGCAGACGGCGACCTCCGGCATCGTTAGCGGCTTGGGTCGCTCTGGCTTGGGTGCCGATGAATACCAGGATTATATCCAGACGGACGCGGCCATTAACCCCGGCAATTCCGGCGGTGCGCTGGTTAGTGCATCCGGTGATCTGATCGGCATCGCGCGCGGTATTCCCGCAACAAGCGAAGCAAGCACCGGCATCGGCTTTGCGATTCCGTCGGATATTGCCGTGCAAATCGTGCGGGAACTCATCGCTCACGGAGAGTACAGGCGCGGCTGGCTCGGCCTTTCCGTAGCGACCATCGCGGGCGCCCAGGACGGAGGAACCGCTCGCACACAAGGTCTCCTTGTGAATGAATTGGCCTGCAATTCGGCGGCGGAACGGCAAGGTGTGCGGCTTGGCGATGTCATCCTTGCATTGGATGGCCGCACCTTCTCGACGGACGCCGCCTTTAGAAACGCGATCAGCCTGCTTCCGGCGAACGCTCGCATTACGCTTGATATTCGTCGAGGATCCAAGTCGCAGAAGCTGCATGTCACGCTTGGGGACTCGACCGATCGAAGCGAGTTGGTGACGGGGCAGGTAGCGGTCACCCTGGAGTTCCCACCTACCAACGGTTCACCGGCTTGCGCGCCCACGGGGCCGGTCCTTGTTGAAGTAGCCGCCGGCAGCGCCGCCTATTCGATAGGACTGAGGGCAGGAGACTACCTGACGGCTATCAACGGCGAGCCGCCCGTCTCTGCGGATCAGGTTCAAAGCGTTCTGGAAAGCACGGAGGGGAGCGCTTCCATTGACGTCCTGCGCGCGGGAACCGCGTACCGGCTAGAACTCGAATAAGCGCAAGCGACGCGGGCTAACGCTCAACAATAGTGACCCCATCCTTGATCCGGTCGCTCGGATAGAGGATAACTCTTTGTCCAGGGCGGAGCCCTTCTCGGATTTCGACTGAGAGGCTATTTCGCTGCCCGACGGCAACGCGGCGCAATCGCGCCTGTCCGTCTGCGGCGACAAAGACCGCCCACTCGTCGTCCTGGCGGAACAGAGCGCCAAGCGGCAGCCTGAGGACTTCACCTTCGAAAAGGATGACCTGCACGTCGACTCGATAACCATGCCCGAGCGAACGCCAACGTTCCGGCGGATCGGCAAAATCCAGGACGACGTCTACCCGCTGTTCCTCGATCCCGAGCGCCGACACCTCAGTTTTTCCGAAGGGCTCGATGCGCTGCACGACGCCCTTGAGATCCTCTCCGCCCCAGCCGGTGATAATTGCTTTCTGGCCGGGCCTGATCTGGACCGCATCCTCCGAGAGCAGATTGACGACGATTTCCAGATCCGCAGGATCGCCGATGTCGAGCAAGGGCGTTCCTGCTTCGACGACGCCCTCGCTGCGGCGCATGACCTGCAGGACGACGCCGCTCACCGGCGCCGTCACCGCGACGCATTCGCACGCACTGCTGCGGGTCCTGATCTCCTGGCGCGACAAGAGCCGCGACCGGGCTTGATGAAGCTCGTGCTCTCGCACTTTCAGACCGGCTTCGGCCGTGGCGAGATTGGCTTGTGCCACGTTATAGGCGCGTTCCGCATCTTCCAGGGAGCGCTGCGAGATCGTCCTGCGCTCGATCAGCATGCGGGCGCGG contains the following coding sequences:
- a CDS encoding trypsin-like peptidase domain-containing protein, giving the protein MMLRVSRLLVLAVLLNLLAWVGEANAIDASVAAMLERVQPAVVSIRTASSGIFRSEMLEDPNVRRVLGLPDNVLIVQTGATATGSGVIVDQQNGYIVTSRHLVADADDVSVTLADGRVFPAARVGEDVPTDLAVVKIDASNLSALKWGNSSELKVGDFVAAVGSPFGLTQTATSGIVSGLGRSGLGADEYQDYIQTDAAINPGNSGGALVSASGDLIGIARGIPATSEASTGIGFAIPSDIAVQIVRELIAHGEYRRGWLGLSVATIAGAQDGGTARTQGLLVNELACNSAAERQGVRLGDVILALDGRTFSTDAAFRNAISLLPANARITLDIRRGSKSQKLHVTLGDSTDRSELVTGQVAVTLEFPPTNGSPACAPTGPVLVEVAAGSAAYSIGLRAGDYLTAINGEPPVSADQVQSVLESTEGSASIDVLRAGTAYRLELE
- a CDS encoding efflux RND transporter periplasmic adaptor subunit, giving the protein MSVAKRRLAIWGSLLALLIAGIAYALRPQPIQVDLALAETGTLRVTIDEEGETRVRDVYTLHAPLRGQLQRITAEPGDVVKAGDTLLAQIEPAAPAFLDVRTEAELQAAVEAARAAYNFAAAELNKAKADLTFAEGERARARMLIERRTISQRSLEDAERAYNVAQANLATAEAGLKVREHELHQARSRLLSRQEIRTRSSACECVAVTAPVSGVVLQVMRRSEGVVEAGTPLLDIGDPADLEIVVNLLSEDAVQIRPGQKAIITGWGGEDLKGVVQRIEPFGKTEVSALGIEEQRVDVVLDFADPPERWRSLGHGYRVDVQVILFEGEVLRLPLGALFRQDDEWAVFVAADGQARLRRVAVGQRNSLSVEIREGLRPGQRVILYPSDRIKDGVTIVER
- a CDS encoding MBL fold metallo-hydrolase RNA specificity domain-containing protein, with the translated sequence MAIEPIIRFHGAAGTVTGSCQLVEFGATKILVDCGLFQGSKTEKELNYRSFPFDPKKIDAVILTHAHIDHSGLLPKLVRLGYDGPIFATSATADLCSVMLADSAHIQESEVDQLNRRNLRRGRHTVTPIYTARDAAVAVTLFRQVRLGSWERTGEGIRFRFWNAGHLLGSASVEMEIDAGPSTLRLLFSGDIGPRHKLLQFDAKAPSGWDYVICESTYGDVERKEADDSARRHTLQSEVLNATHPNGALIIPSFAVERTQELLTDLGHLMETGAVPKAPIIIDSPLASRASEIFRRHARELENGDALVRAIESKNVRFTETAEQSKAIDFIRGFHIVIAASGMCEAGRIRHRLKNWLWRDEATVLLVGYQAAGTLGRLLEEGASAVRIQGEDIHVRARIRKLDIYSGHADGTELAEWVRARQPISAAVFLVHGEEDALEGLRQRLCTFLPEDHVTRPRLDSAFRLGTHGAVEISEAIRPPRIDPVRAGRTDWHNDFQKLILDLQDELAEAADDKARGVVIRRLRRALQEEEA